The Raoultibacter phocaeensis genome includes a window with the following:
- a CDS encoding FAD-dependent oxidoreductase — MAELTRRNFLLGAGAAGAALAMGAATTRAYAAGKKTDEKADYANQVSEELSCDVLIIGGGLSGTCAAVQAGENGDSVLLIEGQSALGGNGTGVECTNAYGLHPNSSETTLGEMVAFETKSQAYTINPLLVHDMVGHAAENVQWLIDHGVEYEAIEDLDPAYLEMYKAGRYRAEFSFDYVYKGGAAGVGYFPAMKKKLREYGVNLRLNTRGRELILDESGNVVGAYATDTYGDTIKINAKAVIIATGGFGEDEERMGKYGVDLSDIRIIGTPGHYGDGVTMAINAGGIEHGASAFGMTNIIGSAGPWGPIWDKLCWGGPSLWVNIHGERFSDEACSAYTHNMELQNVPVRLNGGTCWTIMDAKILETMLDGDEEAAQLWDEMIEKGDDAYKADTIEELVDIMGVDKDLFLENVKTYNEHAAKGDDGDYGKDPQYLMEISTPPFYCGLIRGALEGLYSGGVKTDRQFRVMKPGRDQAFDNLFAIGADGGMLYNHVYGLDINGSMSCHGINSARTAANTAHEFISGK; from the coding sequence ATGGCTGAACTTACCAGAAGGAACTTTTTGCTCGGCGCAGGCGCTGCAGGTGCGGCACTTGCAATGGGTGCTGCAACAACCAGAGCCTATGCTGCTGGAAAGAAAACCGACGAAAAGGCCGATTATGCGAACCAAGTGTCCGAAGAGCTTTCCTGCGATGTGCTTATCATCGGAGGCGGGCTGTCGGGCACGTGCGCTGCCGTACAAGCGGGCGAGAACGGCGATAGCGTCCTGTTGATCGAAGGGCAATCCGCGTTGGGCGGCAACGGCACTGGCGTCGAATGCACGAACGCCTACGGCCTCCATCCCAATTCGTCGGAAACGACGCTCGGCGAAATGGTTGCCTTTGAAACCAAATCGCAGGCGTATACCATCAACCCGCTGCTCGTTCACGACATGGTCGGCCATGCTGCCGAAAACGTACAGTGGCTCATCGATCACGGTGTCGAATACGAGGCTATTGAGGATCTTGACCCCGCGTATCTCGAAATGTACAAAGCGGGACGCTACCGTGCCGAATTCAGCTTCGACTACGTGTACAAGGGTGGAGCCGCCGGAGTCGGGTACTTTCCGGCTATGAAGAAGAAGCTGCGCGAGTACGGCGTAAACTTGCGGCTCAATACGCGCGGACGCGAGCTTATCTTAGATGAGTCGGGCAACGTCGTCGGTGCATACGCCACCGATACGTACGGCGATACCATCAAAATCAACGCGAAAGCCGTTATCATCGCGACGGGCGGGTTCGGCGAAGACGAAGAGCGCATGGGCAAGTACGGCGTCGATCTGAGCGACATTCGCATCATCGGAACGCCCGGCCACTATGGCGACGGCGTGACCATGGCAATCAACGCAGGCGGCATCGAACACGGGGCATCGGCTTTCGGTATGACCAACATCATCGGTTCGGCTGGCCCGTGGGGTCCCATTTGGGACAAACTGTGCTGGGGCGGCCCGAGCTTGTGGGTGAACATCCACGGCGAGCGTTTCTCCGACGAGGCGTGCTCGGCGTATACGCACAACATGGAATTGCAGAACGTGCCCGTACGCTTGAACGGTGGCACCTGCTGGACCATCATGGATGCGAAGATCCTCGAAACCATGCTCGACGGCGACGAAGAAGCCGCCCAGCTGTGGGACGAGATGATCGAGAAAGGCGACGACGCTTACAAGGCCGATACGATCGAAGAGCTTGTGGACATCATGGGTGTCGACAAGGATCTGTTCCTCGAAAACGTGAAGACGTACAACGAGCATGCGGCCAAGGGCGATGATGGCGATTACGGCAAAGATCCTCAGTACCTGATGGAAATTTCCACGCCTCCCTTCTACTGCGGTCTCATTCGCGGAGCGCTCGAGGGCCTGTACTCCGGCGGCGTGAAAACCGACCGTCAGTTCCGGGTAATGAAGCCAGGCCGCGACCAGGCCTTCGATAACCTGTTCGCCATCGGCGCCGACGGCGGTATGCTCTACAACCACGTCTACGGCCTCGACATCAACGGCTCGATGAGCTGCCACGGCATCAACAGCGCTCGCACGGCGGCGAATACGGCTCACGAGTTTATAAGCGGGAAGTAA
- a CDS encoding cell wall-binding repeat-containing protein — protein sequence MFAELGASASKTAILARSMNFPDSLSVSPWAAHTKSPIFLTGFDEKSLTQGTLDALAAGGFERLLVLGDEYSVPPSVASQARSAAGLPLNAVVRLAGDERVATSLAIAEWATDPARGAEALSLDNVAIARADRHPDALSGGALQGMHGAAVLLTWPDEVHDGVASMLSGASDSISEIRFLGDEYSVSVPLMRAYVGAIQFDQHDWKPDDSVAFDL from the coding sequence GTGTTCGCGGAGCTCGGGGCCTCGGCGTCCAAGACCGCCATCCTCGCGCGCTCGATGAACTTCCCCGACTCGCTGTCGGTCTCCCCGTGGGCGGCGCACACGAAAAGCCCCATCTTCCTGACGGGCTTCGACGAGAAGTCGCTCACCCAGGGCACTCTCGACGCGCTCGCCGCGGGCGGGTTTGAGCGCCTCTTGGTGCTCGGCGACGAGTACTCGGTGCCGCCGTCGGTCGCGAGCCAGGCGCGCTCGGCGGCGGGCCTTCCCCTGAACGCCGTGGTGCGCCTCGCGGGCGACGAGCGCGTGGCGACCTCGCTCGCGATAGCCGAGTGGGCAACCGACCCCGCGCGAGGCGCGGAGGCCCTTTCCCTGGACAACGTCGCCATCGCCCGCGCCGACAGGCATCCCGATGCGCTTTCGGGCGGGGCGCTCCAGGGCATGCACGGCGCCGCCGTCCTGCTCACGTGGCCGGACGAGGTGCACGACGGCGTGGCCTCGATGCTGTCGGGGGCTTCGGACTCCATCTCGGAGATCCGCTTCCTCGGCGACGAGTACTCGGTGTCGGTTCCGCTCATGCGCGCCTACGTGGGGGCGATCCAGTTCGACCAGCACGACTGGAAGCCCGACGACTCGGTGGCGTTCGACCTGTAA
- a CDS encoding glycosyltransferase family 2 protein produces the protein MNPVIVIPTYISARRRKEGGNILSTYDHTTPLTQPGELGRCLESLQKVQGLGQIVILVVSEPSIENQAAEKVQAIASQFPSLNIVVVGAPEHALIQQRMEQLGLGRLTKEIGLSGYGAVRNLGLVVANTLGFDSVVFVDDDEIVEDPGFLQKAMYGIGKLTKKGIPILAKTGFYFNSEGTYLSKSMDKWYNHFWQQGKAFNKWISKAMKGPRLSRSNHVCGGCLALHKEAFKRVSFDPWIPRGEDLDYLLGLRMYGSDIWFDNQWNLVHLPPETPSEGTRFRQDIFRWLYEYRKMEYSRTQIDLMQVKPSSLEPYPGPFLEPGIMSRIRTTAFLRSLARPDKKAYRKAAKAAAGEATTYAQRNCSKYFEFQFVWPELMARIENDKILHTALLQSAANRQAAGAERPGQQRPHAAGMQPANVAAAGIDPGSTTEIRLNIAD, from the coding sequence ATGAACCCGGTTATCGTCATACCGACCTATATATCGGCGCGCCGCAGGAAAGAAGGCGGCAACATTCTCTCAACGTACGACCATACAACTCCGCTCACGCAGCCCGGTGAACTGGGGAGATGCCTCGAGTCTTTGCAGAAGGTGCAAGGTCTTGGGCAAATCGTCATCCTCGTAGTCAGCGAACCCTCGATCGAGAATCAGGCAGCGGAGAAGGTGCAGGCCATCGCATCGCAGTTCCCGAGCCTCAACATCGTGGTGGTGGGCGCCCCCGAGCACGCTTTGATCCAGCAGCGCATGGAGCAGCTCGGCCTCGGCCGTCTCACCAAGGAGATCGGGCTTTCGGGCTACGGAGCGGTGCGCAACCTCGGGCTCGTCGTGGCAAATACGCTCGGGTTCGATTCGGTCGTGTTCGTCGACGACGACGAGATCGTCGAGGATCCCGGATTTCTCCAGAAGGCCATGTACGGCATCGGCAAGCTCACGAAGAAGGGCATTCCGATTCTCGCCAAGACGGGCTTCTATTTCAACTCGGAGGGCACCTACCTCTCAAAAAGCATGGACAAGTGGTACAACCATTTCTGGCAACAGGGCAAAGCGTTCAACAAATGGATTTCGAAGGCCATGAAGGGTCCGCGTCTTTCCCGTTCGAATCACGTATGCGGCGGCTGCTTGGCGCTTCACAAGGAGGCGTTCAAGCGCGTGAGTTTCGATCCGTGGATTCCGCGCGGTGAAGACCTCGATTATCTGCTCGGTTTGCGCATGTACGGCTCCGATATCTGGTTCGACAACCAGTGGAATCTCGTGCATCTGCCCCCCGAGACGCCAAGCGAAGGAACGCGCTTTCGCCAGGATATCTTCCGCTGGCTCTACGAATACCGCAAGATGGAATATAGCCGCACGCAGATCGATCTCATGCAGGTGAAACCCTCTTCGCTCGAACCGTATCCCGGTCCGTTCCTCGAGCCGGGCATCATGAGCCGCATCCGCACCACGGCGTTTCTGCGCAGCCTCGCGCGCCCCGACAAGAAGGCGTACCGCAAGGCGGCGAAGGCTGCAGCGGGCGAGGCAACTACGTACGCGCAGCGCAACTGCTCGAAATACTTCGAGTTCCAGTTTGTCTGGCCCGAGCTCATGGCGCGCATCGAAAACGACAAGATCCTGCACACGGCGCTTCTGCAGTCGGCCGCAAACCGTCAAGCTGCGGGGGCTGAACGTCCTGGCCAACAGCGTCCGCACGCGGCGGGCATGCAGCCGGCCAACGTTGCCGCTGCTGGCATCGATCCGGGTTCGACCACCGAGATTCGCCTGAACATAGCCGATTAG
- a CDS encoding cell wall-binding repeat-containing protein codes for MAGSRLSLEQQNDLLAPIDLGSMSGGIEIETPGWEEVEVGVGFSEAAGMQPAEASSYIAPLAAVQVASEAQLQAALSAQEPEIEVTADFPITSTNTVQANYDVLIFSDEASPAVLSRGSSFLSEFFYVTDGGKLTLQNITLDGGGTAVAGVTGSLVEANDRGTIALNTGATLRNNVKTVGNGGGLNAIVDSTVYINEGAVIEDNKATYNDVSNGIGGGVYVSRTWPEGDTSKLYMSGGTIQRNECPNGGGGLALGSYTGEVHMTGGDIVYNAVTPDYLGGGVVTNGLFAFAGGSISHNTGTRGGGGVYISDGEFTMTDGTISENIATSGAGWGGGIWQGAAGYTQILGGSISGNESRYGGAIYHEYYAPYRAKTGIVVSGDAVISDNKASVTGGGIAVVMPDASPTNKRVIELSGNAIVTGNSGDNVGGVVVQAMNANHNADITFGGNVEVSGNAAAKQGGGMYLCGIDAEITDTFTVSGNTAVYGGGIRLMPASATLSTSLALKDSVSVSGNEAELGGGVCLSSNVSLAASDTVSINGNTGDLGAGVFLLGSEATVGGSATIDNNSASLVGGSTENNAAGGIYLAENSDGDAAVANLTGSATVTNNTAVKETGGIIVDEGGTLNVSGSVQVSGNALAGGSSGIAVYTGAELNVWGTPRIGTSDADNGAYLGSGTHAAVPAGENLLAGARVNFEGLEDGAAAGSLVAKRADGSEAAADEAALMAYTPGGFDVVRSASDVSEYVLEEAAPPVPAKSLSIARLYGADRFETSAKVSSYGRDVAQAQTVIVASGADRNFPDALSASALSGANGNAPIVLTDPAALPPTPGGCFRRRPRPRRCTSSATGTRCPAPSRRRSRRRFPVRASCASAARRARRPQSSCSRSSGPRRPRPPSSRAR; via the coding sequence TTGGCGGGTTCCCGCCTTTCCCTTGAGCAGCAAAACGATCTGCTCGCTCCTATCGATCTTGGTTCGATGTCGGGCGGCATCGAAATCGAAACTCCCGGCTGGGAGGAAGTTGAAGTCGGCGTAGGGTTCTCAGAGGCAGCCGGTATGCAACCAGCCGAAGCCTCCTCGTACATTGCTCCGCTCGCTGCGGTTCAGGTTGCATCCGAGGCGCAACTGCAGGCGGCCCTTTCAGCGCAAGAGCCTGAGATCGAGGTTACGGCAGACTTCCCCATCACCTCCACGAATACCGTACAAGCAAACTACGACGTCCTGATCTTCAGCGATGAGGCCAGTCCTGCCGTGCTTTCGCGCGGCAGTTCGTTTCTCAGCGAATTTTTCTACGTGACGGACGGCGGTAAGCTCACGCTTCAAAACATCACGCTCGACGGCGGCGGCACTGCTGTAGCGGGAGTCACGGGTTCGCTTGTCGAGGCGAACGATCGCGGGACGATCGCACTGAACACGGGAGCGACTTTGCGCAACAACGTGAAGACCGTCGGTAACGGCGGCGGGCTCAACGCGATCGTCGATTCGACGGTGTACATCAATGAAGGTGCGGTTATCGAAGACAACAAAGCAACGTACAACGATGTATCGAACGGCATCGGTGGCGGCGTGTATGTTTCGAGAACGTGGCCCGAGGGGGACACCTCGAAGCTGTACATGAGCGGCGGTACCATCCAGAGAAACGAGTGCCCGAACGGCGGCGGCGGACTTGCGCTGGGCTCGTATACGGGCGAAGTCCATATGACCGGTGGTGACATCGTCTACAACGCGGTAACGCCCGATTACCTTGGCGGAGGCGTCGTTACGAACGGTCTGTTTGCCTTCGCTGGAGGATCCATCTCCCATAACACTGGTACTCGCGGCGGGGGCGGCGTGTACATCAGCGACGGCGAGTTCACCATGACCGATGGAACCATCTCCGAAAACATCGCAACTTCGGGCGCGGGCTGGGGCGGTGGCATCTGGCAGGGTGCGGCAGGTTATACCCAGATTCTCGGCGGATCCATCTCGGGGAACGAATCGCGCTACGGCGGTGCGATCTATCATGAATACTACGCTCCCTATCGAGCGAAAACAGGCATCGTCGTTTCCGGCGATGCGGTCATCAGCGACAACAAGGCATCGGTGACAGGCGGTGGCATTGCCGTTGTCATGCCCGATGCAAGTCCCACGAACAAGCGCGTGATCGAGCTTTCCGGCAATGCAATCGTAACTGGAAACTCAGGCGACAACGTCGGCGGCGTCGTTGTGCAGGCGATGAATGCGAACCACAACGCCGACATTACGTTCGGCGGCAACGTCGAAGTGTCGGGGAATGCAGCGGCGAAGCAGGGCGGCGGCATGTACCTCTGCGGCATCGATGCGGAAATCACCGACACGTTCACGGTTTCGGGCAACACTGCCGTCTATGGCGGCGGTATCCGGTTAATGCCTGCGAGCGCGACGCTTTCCACCTCGCTCGCGCTCAAAGACAGCGTATCGGTCTCAGGGAACGAAGCGGAGCTTGGGGGAGGCGTCTGCCTTTCGAGCAACGTCTCGCTCGCTGCTTCGGATACCGTTTCGATCAACGGCAACACCGGCGATTTGGGTGCTGGCGTGTTCCTGCTCGGCAGCGAAGCAACGGTGGGTGGATCGGCAACCATCGACAACAACAGCGCGAGCCTGGTCGGCGGAAGCACCGAGAACAACGCAGCAGGCGGTATATATCTGGCCGAAAACTCGGATGGCGATGCTGCTGTTGCGAACCTCACCGGATCGGCAACCGTTACCAACAACACCGCCGTCAAAGAGACGGGCGGCATCATCGTCGACGAAGGCGGCACGCTCAACGTGTCTGGCTCCGTACAGGTGAGCGGCAACGCGCTTGCAGGCGGCTCTTCCGGAATCGCCGTGTATACGGGAGCCGAGCTCAACGTGTGGGGAACCCCGCGGATCGGGACCTCGGACGCCGACAACGGCGCGTACCTGGGTTCGGGCACGCACGCAGCCGTGCCCGCCGGAGAGAACCTGCTCGCCGGCGCGCGCGTGAACTTCGAGGGCCTCGAGGACGGCGCCGCGGCGGGATCGCTCGTCGCCAAGCGCGCCGACGGGTCCGAGGCCGCCGCGGACGAGGCGGCCCTCATGGCCTACACGCCCGGCGGCTTCGACGTCGTCCGCAGCGCGTCGGACGTCTCCGAGTACGTGCTCGAAGAGGCCGCTCCCCCCGTTCCCGCCAAGTCGCTCTCGATCGCGCGCCTCTACGGCGCCGACCGTTTCGAGACCTCGGCGAAGGTGTCGTCGTACGGGCGCGACGTCGCGCAGGCCCAGACGGTGATCGTGGCCTCGGGCGCCGACCGCAACTTCCCCGACGCGCTCTCGGCGAGCGCCCTGTCGGGCGCGAACGGCAACGCCCCGATCGTGCTCACCGACCCGGCGGCGCTTCCCCCGACACCCGGCGGGTGCTTTCGCAGGCGGCCTCGGCCTCGAAGGTGTACATCATCGGCGACCGGTACGCGGTGTCCGGCGCCGTCGAGGCGGAGATCGCGTCGGCGCTTCCCGGTGCGAGCATCGTGCGCCTCGGCGGCGAGGCGCGCCAGGAGACCGCAGAGCTCGTGTTCGCGGAGCTCGGGGCCTCGGCGTCCAAGACCGCCATCCTCGCGCGCTCGATGA
- a CDS encoding QueT transporter family protein, translating into MRNKRTSYVAQAGMIAAVYAAATLITMFLLQGLAWGPVQFRISEAVTVLAVLTPAAVPGLTIGCIIANLVSLAINGTGALGLLDVVFGSLATCVGALWCWKFRSRPKIALLGPVLANALIVPAYLPILLQGLGFYTIPFTDVSLDGAYLPMYLFGVLATGIGQALVIYVLGLPLLTALKRFGVVDKPQPKSV; encoded by the coding sequence GTGAGAAACAAAAGGACGTCATACGTCGCCCAGGCGGGCATGATCGCAGCAGTGTACGCAGCTGCAACCCTCATCACCATGTTCTTACTGCAAGGCCTTGCGTGGGGGCCTGTGCAATTCCGCATTTCGGAGGCGGTTACCGTGCTCGCGGTGCTCACGCCAGCAGCAGTTCCCGGCCTCACCATCGGCTGCATCATCGCGAACCTCGTCTCGCTCGCCATCAACGGAACCGGTGCGCTCGGACTCCTCGACGTGGTGTTCGGCAGCTTGGCCACGTGCGTTGGGGCGCTGTGGTGTTGGAAATTCCGGAGCCGTCCGAAGATCGCGCTATTGGGTCCCGTGCTCGCTAACGCGCTTATCGTTCCCGCATACTTGCCGATCCTGCTTCAGGGGCTCGGGTTCTACACGATTCCCTTCACCGACGTTAGCCTCGACGGGGCGTATCTTCCCATGTATCTGTTCGGCGTGCTCGCTACGGGAATCGGCCAAGCGCTTGTGATCTACGTGCTGGGGCTCCCGCTTCTCACAGCGCTCAAGCGTTTCGGCGTTGTCGATAAACCGCAGCCGAAGAGCGTGTGA
- a CDS encoding MarR family winged helix-turn-helix transcriptional regulator — translation MEELLALKADIDAMLRAKYGPLTGREYLVLLAVAARKGHATLTDIARANRCSTQATKAFVERLEARGYLVVSEPDIGDKRTIDIALTEAGERVVKSCPLDTGQEEHGVEVPAQAQEAVSSAVHFFHEWGSVDESEHRTFEYF, via the coding sequence ATGGAAGAACTGCTCGCTCTGAAAGCCGACATCGACGCAATGCTCAGAGCAAAATACGGCCCTTTGACGGGAAGAGAATACCTCGTGCTATTGGCCGTTGCCGCTCGCAAAGGGCACGCAACGCTTACGGATATAGCGCGTGCGAACCGCTGTTCCACGCAGGCAACGAAAGCGTTTGTCGAGCGGCTCGAGGCACGCGGCTACCTCGTAGTGTCTGAGCCCGATATCGGCGACAAGCGAACGATCGACATAGCGCTGACCGAAGCAGGCGAGCGCGTTGTCAAAAGCTGTCCCCTCGACACCGGGCAAGAAGAGCACGGTGTCGAAGTACCGGCGCAGGCGCAGGAAGCAGTGTCCTCGGCCGTACATTTTTTCCACGAATGGGGCTCGGTGGACGAATCCGAACATCGCACGTTCGAGTATTTCTGA
- a CDS encoding sulfite exporter TauE/SafE family protein, with translation MDIFVAYIAPVLVGIGIGILSGMLGIGGGTVLVPVFRLAFDMSAIMSTATSLFTIIPTSISGAISHVRAKTCIVSLGVAAGIGGACTSPLGVWLATISPGWAIMAVAALIIGYSAVSMLRKAIMMKPAPGNASAEGAAPGNANSVGTVARAADATAKSGSSSEGSTQVVAPTADAPVKLTRRQLAIGVGIGLIAGLASGYVGVGGGFIMVPLMLSLIGIPMKQASGTSLIAVMLLAIPGVIEQGMLGNIDYMAGILVAIGSIPGAVIGARLVRKVPERILRFIFGGFLIIAAILLVLNETGVIA, from the coding sequence ATGGATATTTTCGTAGCGTACATAGCGCCGGTACTTGTGGGCATCGGCATCGGTATCTTGTCGGGCATGCTCGGTATAGGCGGAGGAACGGTGCTCGTGCCGGTGTTTCGGCTTGCGTTCGATATGAGCGCTATCATGTCGACGGCAACTTCGCTGTTCACCATAATTCCCACGTCGATTTCCGGAGCCATATCGCATGTAAGGGCGAAGACCTGTATCGTCTCGCTTGGCGTTGCGGCAGGCATCGGGGGTGCGTGCACATCTCCTCTTGGCGTGTGGCTCGCGACGATCTCGCCCGGATGGGCGATCATGGCCGTTGCTGCGCTGATCATCGGATATTCTGCCGTGAGCATGCTGCGGAAGGCCATCATGATGAAGCCTGCCCCTGGCAACGCGAGCGCGGAAGGTGCGGCACCCGGCAACGCGAACTCGGTTGGCACGGTCGCACGGGCGGCCGACGCGACAGCGAAAAGCGGCTCGTCCTCGGAGGGAAGCACCCAGGTGGTTGCGCCAACAGCCGATGCCCCCGTCAAGCTTACGCGCAGGCAGTTGGCCATCGGGGTCGGGATCGGCCTTATTGCGGGTCTCGCTTCGGGGTACGTCGGCGTGGGTGGCGGGTTCATCATGGTACCGCTCATGCTTTCGCTCATCGGGATTCCCATGAAGCAGGCATCGGGCACATCGCTCATCGCAGTGATGCTGCTCGCTATTCCCGGCGTTATCGAGCAGGGGATGCTGGGCAATATCGACTACATGGCGGGCATCCTTGTGGCAATCGGCTCTATTCCCGGCGCGGTTATCGGAGCGCGGCTCGTTCGCAAAGTGCCGGAGCGTATACTGAGGTTCATATTCGGTGGCTTCCTTATCATTGCGGCGATTCTGCTTGTGCTCAACGAAACGGGCGTCATCGCGTAA
- a CDS encoding sensor histidine kinase, whose amino-acid sequence MANEPESEKTRQSTLPRFFTLEMLMFTFAVLSGFALVWSIVMPNKNIGVMVVAGIVFTFSLVVVIRLLMDPDNVRARQSDAMLKLASQTLACMKEGLNRSSAQKVCHLLLPSTAAIAVAITDKDQILGYAGVEEDRNPAGSEIRTHATHATLQDGKMRILLSTEDIGFPTETTIKAAIIVPLAIGGHVEGTLKFYYRRSRNISETQKSIAEGFGKLLSTQMAAAALEQQTKLATSMELKALQSQINPHFLFNTINTIASLIRTNPEKARILLREFAVFYRRTLEDSAELILFARELEQTLRYFSFEVARFGEDRVSIDVDVEPEVEDMMVPPFLIQPLVENAVRHAMPSEGMLEIEVSGVREGDDVYVRVKDNGVGMTEEARQNILHPHSSKGLGIAVKNVNDRIRGYFGPGTRMEIESELGEGTVVTLVLKNGALRDFPTIEETQ is encoded by the coding sequence ATGGCCAATGAACCCGAGAGCGAAAAGACCCGGCAATCAACGCTGCCCCGTTTCTTTACGCTCGAGATGCTCATGTTCACGTTCGCGGTGCTTTCGGGCTTCGCGCTCGTCTGGTCCATCGTCATGCCGAACAAGAACATCGGCGTCATGGTGGTGGCGGGCATTGTGTTCACGTTCTCGCTCGTGGTGGTCATTCGCCTGCTCATGGATCCCGACAACGTGCGCGCTCGTCAGTCCGACGCGATGCTCAAGCTCGCCAGTCAAACGCTTGCGTGCATGAAGGAGGGGCTCAACCGCTCGTCTGCGCAAAAGGTTTGCCATCTGCTGCTTCCTTCTACCGCTGCCATTGCGGTGGCTATCACCGATAAGGACCAGATTCTCGGCTACGCCGGCGTGGAAGAGGATCGTAATCCTGCCGGCAGCGAAATCCGCACGCACGCGACGCACGCGACCCTGCAAGATGGCAAGATGCGCATCCTCCTTTCTACCGAAGACATCGGTTTTCCCACGGAAACCACCATCAAAGCGGCCATAATCGTGCCGCTTGCCATAGGCGGCCATGTGGAGGGCACCCTCAAGTTCTACTACCGTCGCTCGCGCAATATCAGCGAAACGCAGAAGTCGATCGCCGAAGGTTTCGGCAAGCTGCTTTCGACCCAGATGGCGGCCGCGGCGCTCGAGCAGCAGACCAAGCTTGCGACAAGCATGGAGCTCAAAGCGCTGCAAAGCCAGATCAACCCTCACTTTTTGTTCAATACGATCAATACGATCGCCTCGCTTATCCGCACGAACCCCGAAAAAGCACGTATCCTCTTGCGCGAGTTTGCGGTGTTCTACCGTCGTACGCTCGAGGATTCGGCCGAGCTCATCCTGTTCGCACGCGAGCTCGAGCAGACGCTTCGGTACTTCTCGTTCGAGGTAGCGCGCTTTGGGGAGGATCGCGTATCGATCGACGTCGATGTCGAGCCTGAGGTTGAAGACATGATGGTGCCGCCGTTTCTTATCCAACCGCTCGTGGAGAACGCCGTTCGCCATGCTATGCCGTCGGAGGGCATGCTCGAGATCGAAGTGAGCGGCGTGCGCGAAGGCGACGACGTGTACGTGCGGGTCAAGGACAACGGGGTGGGCATGACCGAGGAGGCGCGGCAGAACATCCTGCATCCGCACTCGTCGAAAGGCCTCGGCATCGCCGTCAAGAACGTGAATGACCGCATACGCGGATACTTCGGCCCGGGAACGCGTATGGAAATCGAAAGCGAGCTCGGGGAAGGCACGGTAGTCACCCTCGTCCTCAAAAACGGCGCACTTCGCGATTTTCCGACTATCGAAGAAACCCAGTAG